The DNA region GAATATCGCGGCGCCTGCTCGGCGCGGCCAACGCCTTTGTCGGCGCAACCACGGGCGGCATGGCCCTGGTCACCATCCTCGGGTGCATGTTCTTTGCCGCGATCTCCGGCTCCGGACCCGCCACAGTGGCCGCCATCGGCGGCATCATGGTTCCGGAAATGCTGCGGCAGGGGTATGACAAGCGCTTTGTCTGCGGCCTTATCGCCACGGCCGGCGCCATCGGCGTGATCATCCCCCCCAGCATCCCGATGGTCATCTACGCGGTGGCGGTGAACACATCCATCTCCGACATGTTCATCGGCGGTATCTTCCCGGGCATTCTCATCGGTTCGCTGCTCATGGGCTGGGCGTACATCTATTCCCGCAAGAGGGGGTACCGCTGTGACGACCAGAGGGTCCCGTGGGCCAAGCGTTTCGCCATCTTCTGGGAAGCCAAGTGGGCCCTGCTCGTGCCGGTCGTCATCCTCGGCGGCATCTACTCCGGCGTGTTCACCCCCACAGAAGCCGCCGCCATCGCCGTTATCTACGGCCTGGTCGTGGGCCTGTTCGTCTACCGGGACCTGAAGCTGAAGGACATTCCGCAGATCTTGTCCCGCAGCGCCCTGACCACGGCGACCATCCTGATCATCATCGGCACGGCCACGGCTTTCGGCCGCATCCTGACGATCAACCGCGTGCCGGACACCCTTGCCAACGGCATCTCCTCGTTCTCCAGCAGCCCGCTCATCGTCCTGCTCCTCGTCATGCTCCTGCTGCTCTTCGTCGGCTGCATCATGGAGACGCTGGCCGCCATCATCATTCTGGCTCCCATACTCCTGCCGGTCGTGATGGG from Oceanidesulfovibrio marinus includes:
- a CDS encoding TRAP transporter large permease, encoding MTTLVLFVALIVCLLLRVPIGISLGLSAVAAILQSDVVSLRYLAQSMTTGLDSFPLMAVPFFILAGELMGTGGISRRLLGAANAFVGATTGGMALVTILGCMFFAAISGSGPATVAAIGGIMVPEMLRQGYDKRFVCGLIATAGAIGVIIPPSIPMVIYAVAVNTSISDMFIGGIFPGILIGSLLMGWAYIYSRKRGYRCDDQRVPWAKRFAIFWEAKWALLVPVVILGGIYSGVFTPTEAAAIAVIYGLVVGLFVYRDLKLKDIPQILSRSALTTATILIIIGTATAFGRILTINRVPDTLANGISSFSSSPLIVLLLVMLLLLFVGCIMETLAAIIILAPILLPVVMGVQVDVIHFGIMMVTNLAIGFITPPLGVNLFVTCGIADISLDEMAKAILPWIGVMLLAQALIVIFPQITMVLVHLLNAN